A window of Phycobacter azelaicus contains these coding sequences:
- a CDS encoding ribonuclease HII: MDMPDYSLERAALERGHVRIAGVDEVGRGPLAGPVTAAAVILDLENIPKGLNDSKKLSPKKREAVEAEIFERAIVSIAHASVEEIDSHNILRASHIAMERAVAALDPPPDYLLIDGNLIPKGLSISAEAVVKGDGKSLSIAAASIVAKEARDRIMVDLAQQFPGYGWEKNAGYPSKQHREALLELGVTPHHRRSFKPVHKILYQE, translated from the coding sequence ATGGATATGCCGGATTACAGCCTGGAAAGAGCGGCCCTTGAGCGGGGCCATGTGAGAATCGCCGGAGTGGACGAGGTGGGCCGCGGCCCACTTGCCGGGCCTGTGACGGCGGCGGCGGTAATCCTGGACCTTGAGAACATCCCCAAGGGCCTGAACGATTCCAAAAAGCTGAGCCCCAAAAAGCGCGAAGCGGTGGAGGCTGAGATCTTTGAGCGGGCCATCGTGTCCATCGCCCATGCATCGGTGGAAGAGATTGATTCCCATAACATCCTGCGCGCTTCGCATATCGCGATGGAGCGTGCGGTGGCCGCCCTTGACCCCCCGCCCGACTACCTGCTGATCGACGGAAACCTGATCCCCAAGGGCCTCAGTATTTCGGCCGAAGCGGTGGTCAAAGGGGACGGCAAATCACTCTCGATTGCGGCCGCCTCGATCGTCGCCAAAGAGGCTCGCGATCGGATCATGGTGGATTTGGCGCAACAGTTTCCAGGATATGGATGGGAGAAAAACGCAGGCTATCCGTCCAAACAACACCGCGAGGCGCTGTTGGAACTGGGCGTGACACCACATCATAGGCGTTCATTCAAGCCGGTCCACAAGATATTGTATCAAGAGTGA
- a CDS encoding site-specific DNA-methyltransferase: protein MNKTMTKGAAALPLNAILGGNCIEVMAGLPANSIDLIFADPPYNLQLKGQLHRPDNSKVDAVDDHWDQFDSFRAYDDFTRAWLREARRILKPNGSIWVIGSYHNIFRVGATLQDEGYWILNDVIWRKSNPMPNFRGKRYTNAHETMIWASKSEGAKYTFNYEALKALNEGIQMRSDWVLPICTGHERLKDENGDKAHPTQKPESLLHRILVGSTNPGDVVLDPFFGTGTTGAVAKMLGREFIGIEQEEAYREVAAKRIKAVRKFDREALQVSASKRAEPRVPFGQLVERGMLRPGEELFSMNQRHKAKVRADGTLVGGEVKGSIHQVGAALEGAPSCNGWTYWCFRRDGKTVPIDVLRQQIRAEMQN from the coding sequence ATGAACAAAACCATGACGAAGGGCGCAGCCGCGCTCCCTCTAAACGCGATTCTTGGTGGCAATTGCATCGAGGTCATGGCCGGTCTTCCGGCAAATTCCATCGATCTGATCTTCGCCGATCCCCCCTATAACCTGCAGCTCAAAGGGCAGCTTCATCGCCCCGACAACAGCAAGGTGGATGCGGTCGATGATCACTGGGATCAATTCGACAGTTTCCGTGCCTATGACGATTTCACCCGCGCCTGGCTGCGCGAGGCGCGCCGGATTCTCAAGCCGAACGGCTCGATCTGGGTGATCGGCTCCTACCACAATATCTTTAGGGTCGGCGCGACGCTGCAGGACGAAGGCTACTGGATCCTGAACGATGTGATCTGGCGCAAATCGAACCCGATGCCGAACTTCCGGGGCAAGCGTTATACCAACGCCCATGAGACGATGATCTGGGCGTCAAAGTCGGAAGGCGCGAAATACACCTTCAACTACGAGGCGCTGAAGGCGCTGAACGAAGGCATCCAGATGCGCAGCGACTGGGTGCTGCCGATCTGCACCGGGCATGAACGCCTGAAGGATGAAAACGGCGACAAGGCGCACCCGACGCAAAAGCCGGAATCGCTGTTGCACCGTATCCTTGTTGGCTCGACCAACCCGGGCGACGTGGTGCTTGACCCGTTCTTTGGTACCGGCACCACCGGCGCCGTGGCTAAGATGCTGGGCCGCGAATTCATCGGGATCGAGCAGGAAGAGGCCTACCGCGAGGTGGCTGCCAAACGCATCAAGGCCGTGCGCAAGTTCGACCGCGAGGCGCTGCAGGTCTCGGCCAGCAAACGTGCCGAGCCACGCGTGCCCTTTGGCCAGTTGGTCGAACGTGGCATGCTGCGCCCGGGCGAAGAGCTGTTCTCTATGAACCAGCGCCACAAGGCCAAGGTGCGTGCTGACGGCACGCTGGTCGGTGGAGAGGTCAAAGGCTCGATCCATCAGGTCGGCGCCGCGCTCGAGGGCGCGCCGTCCTGCAACGGCTGGACCTACTGGTGCTTCCGCCGCGATGGCAAGACGGTTCCGATCGACGTTCTGCGTCAGCAGATCCGCGCGGAAATGCAGAACTGA
- a CDS encoding DUF427 domain-containing protein, with translation MNVHVAPPTGGYGILVEPLSGPVRVYRNGILLAETTAAKVMYETRLPPTVYFPREAIQVPLSDHVGLQTFCPFKGTACYHDLKLQDGRVDNAVWIYEQTLPEAAGIAGHVGFVCDEKTHIDLGENEITPLDHGNISGPLIDWLLREAAMLPTPEDFTRALADKLREQGVHLTRLSVLSWSLHPMIAGKNYVWKKNTDDINVLAPSYDILSSPEYQNSPLRHVSQGLGGVRHRLHRDLPDDAFPILEDLRDQGATDYVAMPLPFSDGRINVMTVASDHPDGFTTANLGLIFECSAVIARYYEVFMQRENAQSLLETYVGKRSGARVLGGEIRRGDGDEIDAAIMFCDLRNSTRLEEELGRRAYIQLLNGFFETISTIVDENGGEVLKFIGDAVLAVFPADPQKSYRARNKALKSARAIVDALPGLANETGIEALHCSTGIAYGSVTYGNVGSQERLDFTVIGQAANVAARLGDYGKSLGHQIVVSADVLKDTSSAIPLGEVELHNVSRPVNSYAIPTT, from the coding sequence ATGAATGTTCATGTTGCACCGCCCACCGGGGGCTATGGGATCCTCGTTGAACCGCTCAGCGGTCCTGTACGGGTTTACCGCAATGGCATTTTGCTGGCGGAAACCACGGCCGCAAAGGTGATGTATGAAACCCGCCTGCCGCCCACTGTCTATTTCCCGCGCGAGGCCATCCAGGTCCCGCTGTCGGATCACGTGGGCCTGCAGACCTTCTGTCCCTTCAAAGGGACCGCCTGCTACCATGATCTCAAGCTGCAGGACGGGCGCGTCGACAATGCCGTCTGGATCTACGAACAGACCCTTCCCGAAGCCGCAGGGATTGCGGGCCATGTGGGCTTTGTCTGCGATGAAAAGACTCACATCGATCTTGGTGAGAATGAGATCACCCCACTCGATCACGGTAATATCTCAGGTCCGCTGATCGACTGGCTCCTGCGCGAGGCAGCGATGCTGCCAACGCCCGAAGACTTCACCAGGGCGCTGGCGGATAAACTGCGCGAACAGGGTGTGCACCTGACACGCCTGTCGGTCCTGTCCTGGTCGCTGCACCCGATGATCGCCGGGAAGAATTACGTCTGGAAGAAAAACACGGATGACATCAACGTCCTTGCGCCCAGCTACGACATTCTCAGCTCGCCCGAATATCAGAACAGCCCCCTGCGCCATGTCTCGCAGGGACTTGGCGGCGTGCGCCACCGGCTGCACCGGGATCTGCCGGATGACGCCTTTCCAATCCTCGAGGATTTGCGCGATCAGGGTGCAACCGACTATGTCGCCATGCCGCTGCCCTTTTCCGACGGGCGCATCAACGTCATGACCGTGGCAAGCGACCACCCTGACGGCTTCACCACCGCCAACCTCGGCCTGATCTTCGAATGCTCTGCCGTGATTGCCCGCTACTATGAGGTCTTCATGCAGCGCGAGAACGCTCAGTCGCTCTTGGAAACCTATGTGGGCAAACGCTCGGGCGCGCGGGTTCTGGGCGGTGAGATCCGCCGCGGCGACGGGGATGAGATCGACGCCGCCATCATGTTCTGCGATCTGCGCAACTCCACCCGGCTGGAAGAGGAGCTGGGTCGCCGCGCCTACATCCAGCTTCTCAACGGCTTCTTCGAAACCATCTCGACCATCGTGGACGAAAATGGTGGCGAGGTGCTGAAATTCATCGGCGACGCTGTGCTGGCTGTCTTTCCCGCCGATCCGCAGAAAAGCTATCGCGCTCGGAACAAGGCGCTGAAGTCGGCCCGCGCAATAGTCGATGCCCTGCCCGGTCTTGCCAACGAGACCGGGATTGAGGCGCTGCACTGCTCCACCGGCATCGCCTATGGGTCGGTCACCTACGGCAATGTCGGCTCGCAGGAACGGCTCGATTTCACCGTGATCGGCCAAGCCGCCAATGTGGCAGCGCGGCTTGGTGATTACGGCAAGTCGCTGGGTCATCAGATCGTGGTCAGTGCAGACGTGCTGAAGGATACCTCAAGCGCCATCCCGCTGGGGGAGGTCGAGCTGCACAACGTCTCCCGCCCGGTAAACAGCTACGCGATCCCGACGACCTGA
- a CDS encoding winged helix-turn-helix domain-containing protein, protein MRAPTSSVSEMRAAGVRVIALGIGAIVGILILAGTVLLLTLPDANAFNARVERVFVENDLTSQAEIKLLEILAQSGTAFADTLASYRVVIFVLLVFATAMLIAALVVLAMLLMLNRRMAQIERAGIQVNELLISREENTVYLNSMGFKLTPAAMETLSALAEARMDDDVLSGAEIESVISGRHSSDCDEAAGATRIKRLRDTLGNQMVSELLVKNIAKRGYVLAISKDVIRMV, encoded by the coding sequence ATGCGGGCTCCTACTTCCTCCGTTTCTGAAATGCGCGCGGCCGGGGTGCGGGTGATCGCCCTTGGCATTGGCGCCATCGTGGGCATTCTCATCCTTGCTGGCACAGTGCTGCTTTTGACCCTGCCCGACGCCAACGCCTTCAACGCGCGGGTCGAGCGGGTCTTTGTCGAGAACGACCTCACCAGCCAGGCCGAGATCAAGCTGCTGGAAATCCTCGCCCAGTCCGGCACCGCCTTTGCTGATACTCTGGCGAGTTATCGCGTGGTGATCTTTGTGCTCCTGGTCTTTGCCACCGCGATGCTGATTGCCGCCCTCGTGGTTTTGGCGATGCTTTTGATGCTGAACCGGCGCATGGCCCAGATCGAACGGGCGGGCATCCAGGTCAACGAGCTGCTGATCAGCCGCGAAGAGAACACCGTCTATCTCAACAGCATGGGGTTCAAGCTGACCCCGGCGGCGATGGAAACCCTTTCGGCCCTCGCGGAGGCGCGCATGGATGACGATGTACTTTCGGGCGCAGAGATCGAGTCGGTGATTTCGGGGCGCCACAGCAGCGACTGCGATGAGGCGGCTGGCGCCACCCGCATCAAACGCCTGCGCGATACGCTGGGCAACCAGATGGTCAGCGAACTTCTGGTCAAGAATATCGCCAAGCGCGGCTATGTGCTGGCTATCAGCAAGGACGTGATCCGCATGGTCTGA
- a CDS encoding aldehyde dehydrogenase family protein has translation MSQTLKCISPIDGSVFATRDTLPRNDAFAAASRARAAQAAWAARPLQERIDLVMAGVAKVGEMNDEIVPELAHMMGRPVRYGGEFGGFNERASYMAEIAKDSLADIEVGEDATFKRYIKRVPHGVVFVVAPWNYPYMTAINTVAPALIAGNTVVLKHATQTLLVGERMAAAFHAAGVPEDVFQNVFLDHDTTSELIARRAFNFVNFTGSVGGGQAMERAAAGTFTGVGTELGGKDPGYVMEDADIDAAVDTLIDGAMFNSGQCCCGIERIYVHESVYDAFLAKAIDIVKGYKLGNPLDAETTIGPMANVRFAKEVRDQIAEALEMGAVAHIDTFAEDDGGAYLTPQILTNVTHEMRVMRDESFGPVVGIMKVSSDEEAIELMNDSEFGLTASLWTKDVERAQTVGDQIETGTVFMNRADYLDPGLCWTGCKNTGRGGGLSVIGYHNLTRPKSYHLKKVTG, from the coding sequence ATGAGCCAGACACTGAAATGTATCTCTCCGATCGACGGATCGGTCTTTGCCACGCGAGACACCTTGCCCCGCAATGACGCCTTTGCCGCAGCATCTCGCGCCCGCGCCGCGCAAGCCGCCTGGGCCGCCCGCCCTTTGCAGGAGCGGATCGACCTCGTGATGGCCGGTGTCGCCAAGGTTGGCGAAATGAACGACGAAATCGTTCCGGAACTGGCCCATATGATGGGCCGCCCGGTGCGCTATGGCGGCGAATTCGGCGGCTTCAACGAGCGCGCCTCCTACATGGCCGAAATCGCCAAGGACTCGCTTGCCGATATCGAAGTGGGCGAGGATGCGACCTTCAAGCGCTACATCAAGCGCGTACCTCATGGCGTGGTATTTGTGGTCGCGCCCTGGAACTATCCATACATGACCGCGATCAACACCGTGGCCCCAGCCCTGATTGCGGGCAACACCGTGGTGCTGAAACACGCAACGCAGACACTCTTGGTCGGTGAACGCATGGCTGCGGCCTTCCACGCGGCGGGCGTACCCGAGGACGTGTTTCAGAACGTCTTTCTTGATCACGACACCACGTCCGAGCTGATTGCCCGACGGGCCTTCAACTTTGTCAATTTCACCGGCTCGGTTGGCGGCGGTCAGGCGATGGAGCGCGCAGCGGCGGGTACCTTCACCGGCGTTGGCACCGAACTGGGCGGCAAGGATCCGGGCTATGTGATGGAAGATGCGGATATCGACGCGGCAGTCGACACGCTGATCGATGGCGCCATGTTCAACTCGGGCCAGTGCTGCTGCGGGATCGAACGGATCTACGTACACGAAAGCGTCTATGATGCCTTCCTCGCCAAGGCGATCGACATCGTCAAAGGCTACAAATTGGGCAATCCGCTGGACGCTGAGACCACCATCGGCCCGATGGCAAACGTGCGCTTCGCCAAGGAAGTGCGCGACCAGATCGCCGAGGCGCTTGAGATGGGCGCCGTGGCCCATATCGACACCTTTGCAGAGGATGATGGCGGCGCCTACCTCACCCCGCAGATCCTGACCAATGTCACCCACGAGATGCGGGTGATGCGCGACGAAAGCTTTGGCCCCGTGGTTGGCATCATGAAAGTCTCATCCGACGAGGAAGCCATCGAGCTGATGAACGACAGCGAGTTCGGCCTCACCGCCTCGCTCTGGACCAAGGATGTGGAGCGCGCGCAGACCGTCGGCGATCAGATCGAGACCGGCACCGTCTTCATGAACCGCGCAGACTATCTGGATCCGGGCCTGTGCTGGACCGGTTGCAAGAATACCGGGCGCGGCGGCGGCCTGTCTGTGATCGGCTATCATAACCTCACTCGCCCGAAATCCTATCACCTGAAAAAGGTGACGGGCTGA
- a CDS encoding iron-containing alcohol dehydrogenase: MSLVGNWSYPTAIKFGAGRIQELAEACAQAGIKKPLLVTDKGLADLPVTQGTLDIMEAAGLGRGMFSEVDPNPNEKNLEAGVEAYKAGGHDGVIAFGGGSGLDLGKMVAFMAGQTRPVWDFEDIGDWWTRADADAIAPIIAVPTTAGTGSEVGRASVITDSVTHQKKIIFHPKVLPTVVICDPELTVGMPKFITAGTGLDAFAHCVEAFSSPHYHPMSQGIALEGMRLVKDYLPRAYADGTDIEARAQMMSAAAMGATAFQKGLGAIHAMSHPIGAVFNTHHGTTNAVCMPAVLDFNAPVIADRFNQAAAYLGIEGGFDGFRTYVQELNDSLGIPRKLSDLGVTEESIPELVKGAIIDPSCGGNPIELTEANLTELFRAAL, encoded by the coding sequence ATGTCTCTCGTTGGAAACTGGTCCTATCCGACCGCAATCAAGTTCGGCGCTGGCCGGATCCAGGAACTCGCCGAGGCCTGCGCGCAGGCTGGCATCAAGAAACCTCTGCTGGTCACCGACAAGGGTCTCGCGGATCTTCCGGTGACCCAAGGCACGCTCGACATAATGGAGGCGGCTGGCCTTGGTCGTGGCATGTTCTCGGAAGTCGACCCCAACCCCAATGAAAAGAACCTTGAGGCGGGCGTTGAAGCCTACAAGGCGGGCGGCCATGACGGCGTGATTGCCTTTGGCGGCGGCTCGGGGCTGGACCTTGGAAAGATGGTCGCCTTCATGGCCGGTCAAACCCGCCCGGTCTGGGATTTCGAAGACATCGGCGACTGGTGGACCCGCGCCGACGCGGACGCCATCGCACCGATCATCGCCGTGCCAACCACCGCCGGCACTGGCTCCGAAGTAGGCCGCGCCTCGGTTATCACGGACAGCGTCACCCACCAGAAAAAGATCATCTTCCACCCGAAGGTGCTGCCCACCGTGGTGATCTGCGATCCAGAACTGACCGTGGGCATGCCGAAATTCATCACTGCGGGCACCGGGCTTGACGCGTTTGCGCACTGCGTCGAGGCGTTTTCCAGCCCCCATTACCATCCCATGTCCCAGGGTATCGCGCTGGAAGGCATGCGGCTGGTCAAGGACTACCTGCCCCGCGCCTATGCCGATGGCACCGATATCGAGGCGCGCGCGCAGATGATGTCGGCCGCGGCCATGGGCGCTACGGCATTTCAAAAGGGTCTTGGCGCCATCCACGCGATGAGCCACCCGATCGGCGCGGTCTTCAACACCCACCATGGCACCACCAATGCGGTCTGCATGCCTGCGGTGCTGGACTTCAACGCCCCCGTGATCGCGGATCGGTTCAACCAGGCGGCGGCATATCTTGGTATCGAGGGCGGCTTTGACGGCTTCCGCACCTATGTACAGGAGCTGAACGACAGCCTCGGCATTCCGCGCAAGCTGTCGGATCTGGGGGTCACGGAAGAGTCGATCCCAGAACTGGTCAAGGGCGCGATCATCGACCCTTCCTGCGGCGGTAACCCGATTGAGTTGACCGAAGCCAACCTGACCGAGCTGTTCCGGGCCGCCCTTTAA
- a CDS encoding adenylate/guanylate cyclase domain-containing protein: MADTVANTAAGTALNTRQADADQAPDPVGDSQYAADALATHKREGLELAVRARFVAMGVISVFLVAVNPAWDVLYYHFILFLLCVNGWLIQRFGRVGRSRAELSLIFLDLLIMTVGIVAPNPFSPDTLPLAMQYRFDNFIYFFVILAGGTLAFSWRTVIAIGVWTSVMWAVALGLAWYFARPFPELAAAAAAAFGAGTELAIEMDPNNFDFPLRIQEIFVFLLVAVTLGVSSRRFSTLLMNNAGLERERANLSRYFSPNVVNQLSQNDEPLKQVRSQDVGVLFIDIVGFTRMSAGQDPHRVIELLREFHGRMEREVFRHRGTLDKYLGDGLMATFGTPMAGPQDATDTLACALAMQEALDEWNRDRRRRGEPEICAGIGIHYGETVLGDIGANRLEYAVIGTAVNVAARLEEMTRPLKARIVMSDDLRKQVLFENAAPDLLEAFVVRDAQDIRGLDQAMRVWCVPSARPQPSEQDLLPRHVSQSVATLYPCENLPCDAILHGASLGCLWQANCAAFRFFAELKCIKIGILRRIIHASDVSL, encoded by the coding sequence ATGGCGGATACGGTGGCGAACACGGCGGCGGGTACGGCTCTGAACACACGGCAGGCGGATGCCGATCAGGCGCCTGACCCGGTCGGGGACAGCCAGTACGCGGCGGACGCTCTTGCGACGCACAAGCGGGAAGGACTGGAACTGGCAGTTCGGGCGCGCTTTGTTGCAATGGGGGTCATCTCGGTTTTTCTGGTGGCGGTCAATCCGGCCTGGGACGTCCTGTATTATCACTTCATTCTGTTCCTGCTTTGCGTGAACGGCTGGCTGATCCAGCGGTTCGGACGCGTGGGCCGGTCCCGCGCCGAGTTGTCTTTGATCTTCCTCGATCTGCTGATCATGACCGTGGGCATTGTGGCGCCCAACCCGTTCAGCCCCGATACCCTGCCGCTGGCCATGCAGTACAGGTTCGATAACTTTATCTATTTCTTCGTCATCCTTGCCGGAGGCACCCTGGCGTTTTCCTGGCGTACGGTAATTGCCATCGGCGTGTGGACCTCGGTGATGTGGGCGGTTGCTCTGGGGCTTGCCTGGTATTTCGCCAGACCTTTCCCCGAATTGGCCGCTGCTGCTGCCGCTGCTTTTGGCGCAGGGACCGAGCTGGCCATCGAGATGGACCCGAACAACTTTGATTTTCCGCTGCGAATCCAGGAGATCTTTGTCTTCCTGCTGGTGGCCGTGACGCTCGGCGTGTCTTCGCGTCGGTTCAGCACGCTCTTGATGAACAATGCGGGATTGGAGCGGGAGCGGGCCAACCTGTCGCGCTATTTCTCGCCCAATGTGGTGAATCAGCTGTCGCAGAATGACGAGCCTCTGAAACAGGTCCGTAGCCAGGATGTGGGAGTTCTTTTCATCGATATCGTCGGTTTCACCCGGATGAGCGCGGGGCAGGACCCCCACCGTGTGATCGAGCTGCTGCGCGAATTCCATGGCAGGATGGAGCGCGAGGTCTTTCGTCATCGCGGTACCTTGGACAAATACCTTGGCGATGGTTTGATGGCGACCTTCGGCACACCCATGGCAGGTCCGCAGGATGCGACTGATACCCTGGCCTGTGCCCTTGCCATGCAAGAGGCATTGGATGAGTGGAACCGGGATCGCCGCCGCCGTGGCGAGCCGGAGATCTGCGCGGGGATCGGCATTCACTACGGCGAGACGGTCTTGGGCGATATTGGCGCGAACCGTCTGGAATATGCCGTCATCGGGACTGCCGTAAACGTGGCAGCGCGTCTTGAAGAGATGACCCGCCCGCTCAAGGCCCGGATCGTCATGAGCGACGATCTGCGCAAACAGGTTCTATTCGAAAATGCGGCACCGGATTTGCTGGAGGCTTTCGTGGTGCGTGACGCGCAGGATATTCGTGGCCTTGATCAGGCCATGCGCGTCTGGTGCGTGCCATCGGCCCGCCCTCAACCCTCTGAGCAGGATCTGTTGCCACGCCACGTCAGCCAAAGCGTGGCGACCCTCTACCCATGTGAAAACCTGCCATGTGACGCAATCCTGCATGGCGCAAGTCTGGGTTGCCTGTGGCAGGCAAATTGCGCTGCGTTTCGATTTTTCGCAGAATTAAAATGCATAAAAATTGGCATCTTACGCCGAATAATCCATGCATCTGACGTATCACTTTAA
- a CDS encoding globin-coupled sensor protein produces MSSSDHNSFFQWFCLDTDCKDLIRDTRDSLIPHMDHVLDRFYARVLERPETRQFFPDDKTVAHAKAAQKSHWQKLFSGSFGQDYFESAARVGKVHYELRLPFIQYLGGYASAGADMMDLLIRKRMTGRAKLSKQIQLLNRLMLADCERVIDAYFKAQHAEQSKALDVLTAGIHELEKGNLAKPIRVEDGIPPRFDGIRKSYNNLIAHWSGILSDATTRSHSVADKIASTSVLTQEMAHRAEEQAATLEEAVAAVSNVTSGTTEATDMVKKATERSETNRKDAEQGGLVVEKAIEAMERIESSSSKIAKIVDVIEDISFQTNLLALNAGVEAARAGEAGRGFAVVASEVRSLAARASDSATEIKSLIADSSVHVNDGSDLVRATGDSLSGIREGVLDVSQVMTEISAVITRQSLSLQEIDTSMNELGRTTLDNATKANEVYETCSKLVEDAGQLKSTMDGFSTAMGSENALDRDYEAHLSGEQGRLGAAVA; encoded by the coding sequence ATGTCATCTTCCGACCATAATAGTTTTTTTCAGTGGTTTTGCCTGGATACGGACTGCAAAGACTTGATCAGGGACACCAGAGACTCCCTAATCCCGCACATGGATCACGTTCTGGACCGCTTTTATGCTCGCGTTCTGGAACGGCCCGAAACTCGCCAATTTTTCCCCGATGACAAGACAGTTGCGCATGCCAAAGCGGCTCAGAAATCGCATTGGCAGAAACTGTTTTCGGGAAGCTTCGGTCAGGACTATTTCGAATCGGCAGCGCGGGTCGGCAAGGTTCATTACGAGCTGCGCCTGCCTTTCATCCAGTATCTTGGCGGCTACGCGTCAGCCGGGGCCGACATGATGGATCTTTTGATCCGTAAACGCATGACTGGCCGGGCGAAACTGTCCAAACAGATCCAGCTTCTCAACCGGTTGATGCTGGCTGATTGTGAGCGGGTGATTGATGCTTACTTTAAGGCTCAGCACGCCGAGCAAAGCAAAGCTCTGGATGTTCTGACTGCGGGTATTCACGAGCTGGAAAAAGGAAATCTGGCCAAACCGATCCGAGTTGAAGATGGTATTCCGCCCCGTTTTGATGGCATCCGCAAATCCTACAACAACCTGATCGCACATTGGTCCGGGATCCTGTCCGATGCCACGACTCGTTCGCATTCGGTTGCTGACAAGATCGCTTCGACGTCTGTCCTGACGCAAGAGATGGCCCACCGCGCCGAAGAACAGGCCGCCACACTGGAAGAGGCTGTCGCCGCAGTCAGCAACGTGACCTCGGGAACCACCGAGGCTACCGATATGGTGAAAAAGGCCACCGAACGATCCGAAACCAATCGCAAGGACGCTGAGCAGGGCGGACTGGTGGTAGAAAAGGCAATCGAGGCCATGGAGCGGATCGAAAGCTCCTCCTCCAAGATCGCAAAGATCGTGGACGTGATCGAGGACATCAGCTTCCAGACCAACCTTCTGGCGTTGAATGCCGGGGTTGAGGCCGCGCGTGCGGGTGAGGCCGGCCGTGGCTTTGCGGTGGTCGCCTCTGAGGTGCGCTCTCTGGCCGCGCGTGCCTCCGATTCCGCGACTGAGATCAAATCGCTGATCGCCGACAGCTCTGTCCATGTAAACGATGGCAGCGATCTCGTGCGCGCCACCGGCGATAGCCTGTCGGGGATCCGCGAAGGCGTGCTGGACGTGTCCCAGGTGATGACAGAGATCTCGGCCGTAATTACCCGCCAGTCGCTCAGCCTGCAGGAAATCGACACCAGCATGAACGAACTGGGTCGCACAACGCTGGACAATGCGACAAAGGCGAATGAGGTCTACGAGACCTGCTCCAAGCTGGTCGAGGATGCGGGGCAGTTGAAATCCACGATGGATGGTTTCAGCACAGCCATGGGAAGTGAAAACGCGCTGGACCGGGATTATGAGGCGCATCTGTCTGGTGAACAGGGCCGGTTGGGAGCTGCTGTTGCCTAG